In Nocardioides sp. JS614, the sequence AGGTGCCGATCGAGACGATGACGTCGCCCGCGACGGCTCCCAGGCCGAGCGCGCTCGCCGCGTTGTCGCCGGTGCCGGGGCCGAGCAGCTGGCCGGCCGGCGTCCGGCCGGCGACCTCGGCCGGGCCGAGCACCCGCGGGAGGACCACGTCGCGGCCCAGGCCGAGCTCGAGGAGATCGCGGCGGTACTGCCCCGTCGACGGCGACCAGTAGCCGGTGCCGCTGGCATCGCCACGGTCCGTCACCAGCGCGTCCAGCGAGGGCGCGCCGGCCAGCTTCCAGGTCAGCCAGTCGTGCGGCAGGCAGACGGCCGCCGTGCGGGCGGCGTTGTCCGGCTCGTGGCGGGCCAGCCAGCGCAGCTTGGTGACGGTGAACGACGCGACCGGCACCAGGCCGACGGCGTCGACCCAGGCGCCGGGTCCGCCGAGCTCCTCGATCAGGTCCAGCGCCGCCTGCGCGGAGCGGGTGTCGTTCCAGAGCAGTGCCGGGCGCACCACCGCGCCCTGCTCGTCGAGGCAGACCATGCCGTGCTGCTGCCCGCCGACGGCGATCGCCTCGACCTCGTCGAGCCCGCCGGCGGCCGCACTCGCCCGCTCGAAGGCGACCCACCAGGCGTCCGGGTGCACCTCGGTGCCGTCGGGGTGGGGGGCCGCGCCGCTGCGGACGAGCTCCCCGCTCTCCGCGTCGCAGACGACGACCTTGCAGGACTGGGTGGAGGTGTCGACCCCCGCGACGAGTGGCACGACGCCGAGGTTAGTCCGAGGCTCGGTGCTCTGAGTGGGAACGTGCCCATAGGGTTGGCACGTGCGTGATCCGGCCGGCCAGAACCTGGTCCTCTCCCATGGTCCGTACCGGGCCGAGGTCGTCACCGTCGGCGCCGGTCTCCGGTCGCTCTCGTACGACGGGCGTCCGCTGGTGGCCGGCTATCCCGCCGGCGAGATGTGCCCAGACTACCGCGGCTGGGTGCTGATGCCCTGGCCGAACCGGGTCGGCGACGGCGCGTACGAGTTCGCCGGCCGGCGCCTACAGCTGCCGCTGACCGAGCCCGAGCGCGGCAACGCCCTGCACGGCTTCGCGGGCTGGGCGGAGTGGACGCTCGCCAACCACGACGACAACCACGCCGCGCTGCGGCTCGCCCTGGTCCCGCGGACCGGGTACCCCTTCCCGCTCGACCTGGCGGTCGACTACGACCTCACCGACGCCGGGCTGCGGGTCACCCTCGCGGCCACCAACGCCGGCGGCACGGTCGCGCCGTACGGCACCGGGCACCACCCGTACTTCACCTTCGACCGGCCGGTCGACGAGCTCACCCTGCGGATCCCGGCGACCACGTGGTGCCCGATGGACGAGCGCGGCCTCGCCGGCCCGGCGCGGCCGGTGGCCGGCACGGCCTACGACTTCCGCGACGGCCGGCTCGTCGGCGACGCCGTGATCGACCACCCGTTCGGCGGTCTGACCGACCGGGTCGTCACGATCGCCGACCCGGACGGACACGCCGTGACGCTCACCCTCGACGACGGCTTCGACTGGGTGCACGTGTTCACCTCCGACACCCACGACCCGCCGCGCCGCTCGCTGGCCGTCGAGCCGACCACCTGCCCGCCGGACGCGTTCCGCACCGGCGTCGACCTGGTCGTGCTCGAGCCCGGCGAGACCCATCGGGCCTCGTTCACCATCACTGGAAGCTGACGAACCGCACCCGGGGCCGCAGCGCGAAGACCTCGCGCGGACCCATCCGGTGGACGTCCTCGTCGTAGAAGAGCTTGAAGCCCATGGTGAACCGCCGCGGCCGGGCGACGTGGTGGTACGTCGCGCGCTTCTGGCGCCGGGTCCCGAAGCCGTCGACATGCTGGACCATCGCGAAGCCGGGCCAGCCAGGCCGAGGTGCGGTTGACCTCGGCGGCCCGGACCCGACCGACGGTGCGGGCCGGCACCTGGTGCGGGCCCATCCGCCACTCGGGGTCCAGTGCCAGGCCGACCCACGGGTCGCGCAGCGCCCACGCCCAGCGCTTCGCCACCTCGAGGAACCCGGAGCGCCCGGGCTGCAGGTCGAGCAGGAGCAGCGCCTGGTTGCGGTGCGCGGCGCGCAGGTAGGTCTCGACGACCGAGCGCGGGATGTCATGGCTGTGGTCGCCGTCGGGCCCGGGGTGGCCGTCGGCGACGGTCACGATCAGCTCGTAGACGTGGCGTACCGGTCGTTCGGGGCCGGCGAACGGCCGGGCGACCCGACGCAGCCGCCGGTGCATCGTGTCCGGGTCGCTCTCGCCCAGCACACCCATCGACGCGGTCTGGCCGGTGCCGTAGTAGGCGACCAGGACGTGGTTGCCGCCGAAGATGCGCGTGCCGCCGTCGGGGAGGGCCGTGGGCGGGTCCGGGTCCGGCTCCGGGTCCTGACCTTCGGGGTCGTCGCCCTGCGTCGGTGCGGGGGTCTCGACATCGGTCGGCGCCGGGGCGCCGTCCTGCTCGACCAACGGATCGGAAGGCTCGACCACCGCCGGGGTTGGGGCGTCGGACGACCGGGCGCCCTCCTGGCCGACGCCCCAGGCGATGACGAGGAGACCGACGATCAGCAGCAGCACCAGGAAGAGGATTCGGTCCCCGCTGGTCGGGCTGCTGCGGTCCGCGCCCGACTGGACTTCGGGGGGCGCAGAAGACCGAGCGGCAGCCGTTGCGCACCGGCAAGCTGAACGGGTGCAGGACGCAATCGGGTAGCCGCGATCGCCGCCGTTGCGTTCGCGGGCCATCCGGACAGCCCCTCCCGCGTCCCGGGTTCGGAGACCACGAGGAATGGCTGCCGAGGTCTGGCCGGCGATGAGGGGTATCGGCCGCTGTCAGGTCACGGTGCCGCGGTGTAGGTATCACCCTCGACGTAGACCGAGGAGCCCAGCTCCAGGAACTGCGCCGACTTCTCGGCCATGCCTGAGGTGACGTAGTCGCGTACGTCCTGGCTGATGCGCATCGAGCAGAACTTCGGGCCGCACATGGAGCAGAAGTGCGCCGTCTTGCTGGCCTCGGCCGGGAGCGTCTCGTCGTGGAAGGACTCGGCGGTGTGCGGGTCGAGGGAGAGGGCGAACTGGTCGTGCCAGCGGAACTCGAAGCGGGCCTTGGACAAGGCGTCGTCCCAGTCGCGGGCTCCGGGGTGGCCCTTGGCGACGTCGGCGGCGTGCGCGGAGAGCTTGTAGGTGATCACGCCGGTCTTGACGTCGTCGCGGTTCGGCAGTCCGAGGTGCTCCTTGGGGGTGACGTAGCAGAGCATGGCGGTGCCGTGCATGGCGATGGCCGCCGCG encodes:
- the xylB gene encoding xylulokinase; this translates as MPLVAGVDTSTQSCKVVVCDAESGELVRSGAAPHPDGTEVHPDAWWVAFERASAAAGGLDEVEAIAVGGQQHGMVCLDEQGAVVRPALLWNDTRSAQAALDLIEELGGPGAWVDAVGLVPVASFTVTKLRWLARHEPDNAARTAAVCLPHDWLTWKLAGAPSLDALVTDRGDASGTGYWSPSTGQYRRDLLELGLGRDVVLPRVLGPAEVAGRTPAGQLLGPGTGDNAASALGLGAVAGDVIVSIGTSGVACAVAEQPVGDVSGAVAGFADATGRFLPLVATMNAARVLAAAERILRVDHSEFSELALSAPAGAGGMVLVPYLEGERTPNRPDATGALHGMRLETTDPAHLARAAVEGMLCGLADAVDAVRALGTPVERIILVGGAARSRAVREIASAVLGLPVTVPQPGEYVARGAARQAAWVLSGAAEPPAWPLADVVATEVEPTPQVRARYAEVRDLTATRP
- a CDS encoding aldose 1-epimerase family protein; this translates as MRDPAGQNLVLSHGPYRAEVVTVGAGLRSLSYDGRPLVAGYPAGEMCPDYRGWVLMPWPNRVGDGAYEFAGRRLQLPLTEPERGNALHGFAGWAEWTLANHDDNHAALRLALVPRTGYPFPLDLAVDYDLTDAGLRVTLAATNAGGTVAPYGTGHHPYFTFDRPVDELTLRIPATTWCPMDERGLAGPARPVAGTAYDFRDGRLVGDAVIDHPFGGLTDRVVTIADPDGHAVTLTLDDGFDWVHVFTSDTHDPPRRSLAVEPTTCPPDAFRTGVDLVVLEPGETHRASFTITGS